The genomic window GTTGGCTCTGCCTCTGTTGTACAGTATACACGACCAATCACTCGTCTTCCACCAAGTTGCAGGCAGCGAAGCCTCCGTTTGTCTATGGAGGTCCCTCATCGCATCAAGTCCCGACGAACCTCGCTAACCCTATTGTTGCTGGATCATGTCTTTCGAGCTCGGCCATTTCCACTACGTCCTTGATGATTTTTCACGAAACAACGCGGCCCTCAAAGCTCGATTCTTTCCAAGGTCCCCTAAAAGTATTGGTGTCCAATCGTAAGGGGAAGAAACGGAATCTTGACAAAGTCGTGATTGTGGCTGCCAACTCGATCATACGCTACATCCGGGCGCTGCCAAGCAGGCTAATAAGCTGGTGCAACTCACAACTCTTGATGGTTACTGTTCCCCCGCAGCCAGCATAATGAAATGGGTATCATCGCTGTCAAgcctcacccccctcttcgTCGAGGATGGCTCTATACTTATAGCCGATGTGGCAAAGACTCTTCGCCAGAAGTGCCCGTCTTTCAACTACCTGTAAGCTAATCGCTGTCTTGAAGCTTTCATCAGCGGTGCTGAGTTAACTTCTGTTACAAAAAGACAATATCACTACTGCGAAGGTCCCGAGGCCGATCAACAGCTCGCCGAATTTTTGCGAGATCTCAAGCCACAGGCACTGCAAACCTTCGTCATTCGTAGCCGGAACGAAGTAGGAAACGAAACGTTCATGGCTTTGTAACAACGCTCAAGTTCACTCCAAAAACTTTGCCTCATGCGCCTCAACCCCACCGCGTTGAGGtctcttcaccaccttcgGCATTCCCTCGCAATCACGACGTTGGCCATCGAAGGGAACGACATGGTGGAAGGGTTTGGCTGGCTAGACCATGATAACCCGGCCGACTTTGAGGAAGTGGCGGAGTGGCTTTCAAAGTGTGCTTCACCCCGCAAGCTTTTGCTGGCTCGCGGGTCAAACGCAActggccttctcctcaagATCGAGAATAATCTCGGCATGATCGAGGACGACTCTCCTGTTATGGAATTGACAAGCTTGAACCTCGACCTCATTGAGCTCAATAGATCGGGCTTTTGGTATTTCATCGGAAACCAACCATCCCTTGAGAACCTAACCATGAGGATCGAGGATAACCTATTTGCGTCACCTGATGAACTTTACACGGAACTTGCCCCTCTGCTCGGaaagctcgagaagctcaaaaCGCTAAACACCAACGCGACATTCACGATGCGGGATGTTGCCATAAGCATCGTGTCCCTGGAGCATCTCAAGGGCTGTATTTGAATGGCGACCTGATCACCGACGAATGTCTTGCTCACCTCATCCGGCTTAAGAAGCTCCGGTCGTTGACGATCCTCGGCCCTTCCCGCTTGACAATGGATGGCTTCCTTCAGTTTCTGGACGTCTTGATCAGTCATCGGAGCGATTATGGCAACCCCCGCAAGGGCCTCCGAATAGCAATACAATCTCAAAAGATAGATGCGCATCTTGACAAAGGCGAGGTGGAGTGCATATCAAAGTCTATGAAACGGGACTTCGGAGGGACTTTTGATATCACGTACGACATTAGCGGGGATGAGATGAACGAGGATGACTATTCTTACTACTGAGTTTTGGGGGTTCTGGGACAGAGGTCAGGGGCAGGTTTGGATAAGGCGGTTGGAAAGAGATTCACGTAGAATAAAGGGGCATAATTGACTTTTGAGGTGGTTATGGGTCTAATACGGCGGGTAATTTCCAGGAACAGACAGCAATTTAGTTATTACTGCAGCATACAAAATGATGTATTTTGACGCGCCTCAAAAGACGAACTTAGAAAAGACCATCACAGAGACAGGAACAGGGAAGGTGCCACATCAAgatcttatcttatcagcaATACCTTTTCGAGGGCCCACTCCTAAAGCTCAGACCACCCGCAGCCCACGCCCCACTCTCCCACTCCTACAAAAACTCTGCCAGCCAATTCTTCCCTCTCCGAAACTTTTCCTGAACAACACAAACCAACAATCACCAATTTCAGCAAGCAATCCCGCCAGCCCACTCGCCATTCGCGACTCGATTTTTCCTCTCGGGCTTTCGTTCATATCACGAAGGACGGGCTCGGCTCCAATTGCtctcttcttgttttccCCCTCAAACAAGAGAGGGAACGCAGTTGCCTTGCGTTCTTGCACACCACCTTGAGGCTTTCTTTTTGGTTGCTTGATTTCCCCAGCAAGCTTTTTCACATCCCCATAACCCCCCTACACATATACACATGAGAGAAGATGGAAAGACGAACACCACGATTTGCCTACCTGTGTGCCCTTTAATCAATGCACACCAGGTTAACTAGTTTTTATCGTTCGCAGTGGAAGAGAAAACCAACGGCCTAGACAGCCAGTCCTATCCACCCTGCTGCCGAGGTTACTTGAAGTGCGTCAGCGGGACTAAAACGGACAAACATTTTGATGTGATATGAAAATTGGTTTTGATGatttgttttgtgtgtgtcATTTTGCCAATCAAACatggagaaaagagaaatatCTATGGTTTGCCTGCCCAAAATGCCATCCATGCTCCCATGCTGtcatgaggaggatgggtaCTTGTGCCATATGTTCATGTATCCTTCATAATGGCGTAAAGCCATAAACTCAAACCTCCTTGCGCCTGAAAATACCATCACTTGCTGGAAGATTGCAACAGCAGTCCTGCTGGCTATTGGTGTTCTTCTGGCAGCAGTATCACCACATGCTTGCCgtctccatcatcacttcATGGACCATCTCACGGGCTCTCCCCGATGATATACTTTTCCTGCTGGAAGCTCAACAAGAACTTGGCCACCAGCCTCCCCGTGTAGTTGAACCCGACGTCCCTTGGATAGGGGTGTTCCTCCACATTTGGCAGGATCGGATCAGCCGTCAAAAAATCAAGTTCGCTCCCTATTTCCCCACCGTTAgcatcatcccatcatcatcattttttaaagaaaacgaaaaaagaaaaagaaaaagaaaaaaactcacAAGCATCATAATCCTCcaagctcatcaacctcctcaaccccctcaccatctcctcctcctccctccccagcaatTTATCCTCCACCTTGTTCGCCTCgtccacccacccctcctcgaGCGGGTTAAAGCTCCTCTGGCTGACCTCCCTCGAGTAAGTCTGGTACACCATGTGAAACATGATGCCAAACTGCCTGAAAGGTAACTGCTCAATCTCCCTGTTCACCCCCAGCGCGAAACCCCTCTTCAGCGTTGGCCTCTCCCCGTTTCGTAGAGAGATCTCATTGTCAGAAATGACAAAATTATCTGCTGCCGTCTCGACACTTTCCatgaagaggcagaggaCTAAGAAGGCGGCTAGGCAAGGGGCCCATTCCTTGCGGAGTTTAGGCTTGAGGGATTTGGAGAATGATTCGAACAGGAGCTGCATTTCTCTGGTCAGGATATCATCGATGAGGGCTTTGAGCTGGCGGTTCAGCAACCGGGGTGTGACCCACGGATTGGACGGGtcgagggggggaaggagggggataaaGAAGTGATGGAGTtgggtgtgaggcagaggtgcCGGGTCAGGACAAAATGCATGGCGTAGATCGCCAGCGCTCGCTTGACGATGGCGGAGTCGGTTTTGTGGGCGTAGgtgtggatgatggagaggattTTCCGGGGTATGTCGGTGTGTCGAAGGTTGGAGGTGACCAGGGAGGCGTATTCTGGCTCGGCGACGATGGAGGCGATGTACTCTTTGATCTTGCGTTTGAGTTCTTCTCTCtgggcgccggtggtggcttTGATGTCGAGGCCGATGGGGGCTGAGCCGCGGGCTTGGAGGTCGACGGTGTTGTGGCCTGTTTGGAGGTGGTAGTGCCGGAGGACGTCCGCTGACAGAGATCGTGGAGTAAAAAACTTGGCTTTGATCTGGAGGCGGGCggagaggccgaggccggAGAAGAGCTCGACTGTGCAGGGGCGTTCGACGCCGTCGAGGGTGAAGGAAGAGACGTTTGTTTCGATGAATTGGGTGATTTCTTCTTTGCGGAAGTGGCGGCGGATGAAATCTGGAAACAGAACAGGCATGAAGTCGGGGAACTGCCAGCAGACAGCTTGGGGGACCTGATGGGTGAGCTTGACGCAGTTGCGGCATGGTCGTTCCATATCGCATTTGACCTTTCGGGCATGGCAACAGAAACAAGCGCCCTTTCGTCGGACTTGAAGGGCAGATTGTTTGGTGTCCGTCGCCAACGGTCCCTTCCTCCCACGCTGTGAAGGTCTCAACGCCTCGAAACACTCGAAGGGATTGCTCTGCTGGTTTGGATTTGTCGACTGACTTTGAGCATGCGCATTAATTGTCGACGGCGTCACAATCAAAAACTTGGCCTGTCCTGAAGTGCTCCCCGAACTCGAAGGCGTCGGGCTTGGTGATTTACTCTTCCCCTTTGCAGTCTGCAGCTGCCCCTGAGAAGCAGCCAGCCGCGCACTCAACGTCGAGGAACTCATCGAATCCGTCGGGCTGGCCTTCCGCTTCGTTACTCGATAACTATTCCCTGCACTCCCCGATGGCCCTTTGTTACTCTTCCTCACTGGTATCGGCGCCGtctttggctgctgctgctctggcaccacaaccccctgcTCCCACCGGATCACCATCCCGGGGCTCTTCGGCGGTGTGCTCGCCAGCGGGCTCAAACTAGGCGTATACTCGATATAACTCGGCGGGCTAGGTGAAACCGTCTCAAAGTCAAAACTCGGATCTTCAATCACGAAAATCCCTGGGCTGGAGTTTGCGCTGGTGaccaggttgttgttgttgttaggTGGCCCGGTAGTAATCGTCGGCCTGTTGATCAACTCTGGTGTTGTCGTTATCACCGTCTGCGTAGTATGTCCGGCTCTCAAGTTAAACGGCTCCCAAGGTCCCGACTGTGCCGAGGTGTCAAAGTTGATCTCTCCCAGCCCTTCCATCCCAAGAAAGctctgttgttggtgttggtgttgctgctgctgcggttgcTGCGGCATCTGCTCCAACCCAGGAATAACTCCCGAAAAGGCGCTGTTATACAACCCGAAATCTGCCATCACATCAacatccctcctctcccatctcatcccatcaGCGTTACTCACCTGTATCAAACataaaaccccctcccatattccccaccgtccccatcccccccatttgtcccaacccatccccgACCTGCGCGCCCAAAAACTCGCCACCCAAGTCGACATAACTCCCCGAGTAACTactcccctgcccctgacTGAGCTGTTCATGGCTGTTGATCGGGCTCACCGGACCACCAATACTCGTCTGCCCCAGCATAGCCCACGAACTGCCCAAACTGTTGCTCAGACTTGCCGGGCTGGTCATGAAGTTCCCCCCTCCAGCGCCGGCGCCCACcggcgatggtgatgtgcCATcgccgatggtggtgtggaCGGCGGCCCAGAAGGCTTGTTCGTCTTCAGGATCGAGGTTGTAGTCGGacgagaggggggaggttcCCGGGGCGGAGGCAACTGAGGCCATGGCTGCTGTATAGAATGTACCGTTGTCTTTTTaaagccttcttcttgttggtgccACATATACGTGATGGTTTTTGCGCGCGCGCTTGGATAGACGTTCAAGATATGTACCGGGGTGGTATCTCGTCGTCGCACTTCGTACAGGCACCTCAGTCGCAGTCGCAAAAAGTGTTCGTCCGCTCAATATCTCACACAATAAAATCAAATACACCCAACAAAACAGTTTAACAAGACCGCGAATACGATGTCCAAGTTCGAAAAGATGATAAACTGTATATTCTCTCCAAAACatgggggaagaaggaaaggtAGGTCATATCCCATCCCACGAAATCGCATGAACCACCCCTCAGCCTCCCCGCTATCCCCAACTCAGCGACCGAACCGTTGTACCTCTCCCGCCCACCGCCAAGCCCCAGGACTCGACCCCCCCCCAAAGCGCGCTAAACCCAATTCGATTACCGATGGGCCTCGGTGTGGCACAACAGGCGACCGACCGTTATACCGAGCGTCTTTATTTCAGACAAAACATTTCTCTTTTCGCATCATATGCCCACCTGTCGTGTACGCACTTTATCAATCATGACGAAAAACACTCAAGGTTCATATTGATTGATACCTTGACTCttttgccttgccttgccttgtcTTGCCCCGAGCCAAACCGTCGGTAACCACTTCAAGTAACGGTAGGTAACCTTTCACAaagtcaccatcatcacccactgcacaacatcaacaagagACAGAGAGTATCAAGACAAAAACGTATCAGATTTTGAAACAAAGCGTAAGTTAGCAACGCGGCTCCATAAAACGCTTTCTTTCATCAAAGCCTCCATACAACAAGTAgatatataatatatatatggcATGCAAACGCAGAAACGACTGTAACCTCCCATCTCTCAATGGTGATGATGTACGCGCAAAAAAAAGCAGATACCCTCCCTCCTTTCtccaaagcaaaaaaaacaGATAGCCACTCCCTTGTCTTCAACATGAAtagcaaaacaaaacaaaaaagcaGATAACCTCCCTTTCTGTCTTCGAGTGTCAAAGCAAGAGCAAAAAGTCAGATAGCCTCTCTCAGCAGTTAGAAAGTAAAAAAGAAGCAGCAAATCAGAATAACCTCCCTCCAGTCTTCAAGATGCGCAGcgcagaagaaaaaaaggcagATAGCCATCCCAACCTCTGtccaacccaccccaccaGCACACCCCCTTACAAAAGACTCCTCGCCAACGCACACACAATACAACAAAAACAGACAAAACAATGCTCTCAAAAGCCAGATAGACTCCCGCCCAGAAAAACATCATACATCATGCCAGCCCCTTAACATCCCTCGTCCTCACATAcatacaacaacaaaaacaacaaccccaagtATCAATAGCCCTAGTAgacaaaaaacaacaacaacaacaatacaATAACAACCttagaaaaaaagaaggagaagaaaaagacatTTCAATCAGATAgccaccccaacccaaaccataaataaataaaaagcaACCATACAACCATCATCCACTCAACCAACGGTATAAAAAACGCAAAAAAGTCCACCCACACCACTTCTCTGTTTTTCGTCAAATATCAAACAACATACCCCCGCCATAATCTCTACATCTTCATCAtgttcttcatcaacaacagcatcgcCAAtgcaccacacacacaaaaggaaaaggaagaagaaaaaagagtcCATGGAATACCAGAAATAAGTTGAGCAACGTCCCATAAAGATTGCGATGAAAATGAAAAACAAAGTTCCCTCGAATAACATGAAATAAAGATCCTAGGTATATATAttccctccgccgccgtcgccgcccgCCCGAGCCTCTCCCCTTTCTGTGCGTCTTGTTTGTGTCCAGTCCAGTCCCGATACAGTCCAGTCGAATTCAGTTTTCAGTTTCCAGCAGGCAGACCCCTTCTGGGTGAGCAGCCCGCAATTTCTTTTCGCCTGTCTGTCTGTCATCCAAAAAGCCCTCCTGGGCAGGGAGCAAGTATCCAAAAATATTTTTGTCGTTGTTTTtcggctttttttttgtgtcgttttctttttggtggtcAAAGATCCAGGTCCATGGTTTCCTTTGGCAATTCTTTTGGTAAAAAAAATCCTTTCTCCAAATCCCAGGAAAAAatggaagagaaaaaaaggaatgaAGTAGTTCCTGGCGGAACTAAATCCAAAAATAAAGGGCCATATGCCTCAACGGAACCTCCCCGCGGCCGCGGCAGCAGCTCGCTCTTGAATCTGCTGTTCCGTTGATACATACAGCCTGTCCAAATAGTCCATGGCCTGGGCATCCTTGAGGATCTTGGCCACCTGGATGCCCGCCGAGATGAGCTGCAAAATATTCCGGTCGTCTTTCAGCGGTCGAGACTGGTGCTTTGCCGCATGTCGCATCTCCAACGAGTTCTCCAAAATCGTCACAAACTGCTTGATCTGGCCGTTGTACAGCACCCGGGCGGGGATCCGCCTTTTCGTTGCCAGCCTTTTCAGCAGGTACACCCACTCAGTCCATTCACGATCCTGCGGGCGCTCGACGGGTCGCATGTCCTGTGTAAGTGGGATCGGAAACTGGTACTTGGCAACAAAGTCATAAGCGCACTGCGAGAGCCGGTCGTTGACCTGAGTCAGGACACTATCCTGCTCTTGGACAAGGAGATGGGTCGGGAGAGTTGGGAGGTCTCGTTCGGACATCGCAATGTACTCTGGCGGAGGTCTCTTCAGAAACTGGTGCGGCCCATCAAACTCATCCCGGTTCGACGGACGTCGCTGCGATCGTGGCTTTCCGTTCAACTTGTTCTTGTTCCCTGGCTGGGACATTCCGATGGCCGAGTTCTCCAGGGAGTAGTCGGACATGTTGGGAGACGTCATGAGATCATCCATGGAGCCCGAGGGCGAGTACCTCCCTTGATATGGTCCCTGTGGTGGGGGCTGATGCTGAGGAGGGGCGCCCTGATACTGCCTCTGGTGATCCCAAGGCTGGGAGTTCATACCGTTCATGCCGTTCATGCCGTTCATACCATTCATGCCCTTGTATGAGACCTGAGATGGTGGCGCCGGGCTCGAGTACTGGCTTGGCGGTTGGGTCATACGCGGATTGAAGGCTGTCGCTGGCGCAAAGGGCGACTCAGCCGCGGCTCGCCCTACCTGGCTGACATTCCCGAGCGAAAGGTTGGCTGGGAGGTGGTATGAAGAAGAGTTTCCATGTGTGTAAGTCACGCTGGAAAGAGGTTGCCGGTTACTCTCGCTGTCCTGAAGCTGAAGGAGGTGGGTGCTGAGTGGCTGAACATCTTACCTCTGTGGGAGGTACGGGTTGCTCCCCGTCTCAAACCTGCCATTGTGATATTGATCACTGTATATCGGGCTTTGGGGTCGTCTGTCAGCTGTTCGTGTCCTTTCATTCCCTCCCGCAAAACGGGGTTCTTCGAGATCTTGTTCCCACCTGCGCGATTGTAGCCATCGGTCATTGGATACCGCGGCCGAGGAACGGTACGCAAAGTCCGGCTGGGCCATGGTggttcctctttttttttttcaagtTGTCCTGCTCCTGGCTGGGATCTCCAAAAAGCGGCTTCCCGGGTCGTCTGTTTTTTCGCTCACCCGCAAGTGGCAGTGTTGCTTTCTTTGCTGAAAACAATTCAAGAAAAACGCACAAAATACAAAACAGAAAATCGAAACGGTTCCACGGAGCGATAGGGCGCGGCCAGAGGGTAAACAGCAATCagtccagaagggcaacggagAAAAAAACCTGCGGCCGGGATTTCCTTGGATGGCCGAGTACCAAAAGTCTTCATAAAAAATCAGGGTCTCCACGCGGGCGGCGAGAACCTCACTGGGATGTGTCTTTGACCGAATGGCAATCGGGCTGTGGTCCGGCAGAGCGGTTGACCATGGACTAGCAGCGGAGTCTAGCTTGGGCGCTGCTGGGGAATATCGCTCCGGCTCCTCTTTTTCAACGTCGCCGGTGCGGTTTTGCTGAGACTTGTGTCCTCGCGGGACTGGCGGATGAGAGGCCCAAACGACAAGACGAAGCCGATTCAGATCCACGATGGAGACATATATCCCCCCTCGCTGGCCGCGCTGgtgtcaaggaggagggggccggGTGGCGAGAGCAGCACTTCCACGACCGAGACTGACAACAAAGTGGCCGACACAGCAGGACCGGTGGAATGGAAAATGACAATCTTGACACGAAGCTCAGTTCAACTCAGTTCCGCGTCGCTCGGTGCGCCCAACATGGACCGGGAAGCCggatgggaagggtgggagCAAGCCGGTGCTCACTGCCCGCAACACCACTCACTCGCATACAAGGCCGACTTCGTGACTTTGGTTGCTTGGCGCTCCCCGGATGATGGAATTtcgagaagatggaggtgagCGAGTCGGGCAACGACCAAGCGGGTGCAAGTGACGATTTCTCTGGCCAGACATGAGTTGATGGGAAGATCCATGCGGTCGCCATCCAATGGTGTCTACGCCCACACAACGCCCATGGCCGTGATCCAAGCTATTCGCACTCTGCCATGCTGCACTTTGCTGGCACCGGTGCTCGACAAGCACAATGCGATGAACGGGGAAGCGGTAGGGCATCGTTGGGCACCAGATGGAAATCTTCGAAGCGGGTTACAACTCTGCGGTGTCGCCCAATGCCCAGACCCTCGGCAGTCGTGATTGGTGCCAGGAAGCTCCCTGTTCTCCGAGGCGGCACATCTGATTAGGGAACCGATCGAAGCGACTGACGTTGGGCACGAACACGTCTCGCTGCACCAGCCCAACCATGCCGCCGCCCTATCATGCCATCTCGTCGTCTGGTCTGCCGTGATGCCACGCAGCAGTGCTTCTTGACCGCTCCCGACTGCGTCCGGTCCGTCGACGACGCCGTCCGGTCTGACCCTTGGAGTGTTGACACGGCATCAGTTAGCCCCCATTtccccccacaaccccttcccacgcttcccatcctcccccacggCCTACTTTTTTCTTAAGAGGAGGTCCATGGCCGAGGCCACCCGCGTCATTGTTCCTGTCCTGGATGCAAATTTGGCATGAGGCATCGCGCCTTGCCCAAGACGGACAACTGACACAGTACTTTTTCTGCCGAGATGGGGGCATCACCTTCAATCAAGGTATCATTTTTCTTCCACCCCACGTGCTTTGCACCCACACTGTAGCCCGACAACACCCACCGATGGGCGATGATAAGACTTCAGCCCCGAACGGCCCGGAGTTCGGGGGCTGAAGCTCGCCGGCACCACTTACAAGTTCAGGCCGGACCCTCTCACTCACTTCTAACCTTACCCAGAGATTCTCTGTTTTGGACTTCCTGAGCCTCTGGACCCCAACCCCGGATGGAGACCTCTTGGAGCCCTTGGATATGGATTGGTGTGGTTTCCACCACCTGCGCATTGCTGTCATCATGATGCGCGCTCCTCGTGAGAGGAGTTGCTGTTTCTCCTGGCGAGAGATGAGAAAAAGTCTGTTTGACGAGGTAAGGTAAATTATCGCCGA from Podospora pseudoanserina strain CBS 124.78 chromosome 7 map unlocalized CBS124.78p_7.2, whole genome shotgun sequence includes these protein-coding regions:
- a CDS encoding uncharacterized protein (EggNog:ENOG503NX5A), translated to MAQPDFAYRSSAAVSNDRWLQSRSPIYSDQYHNGRFETGSNPYLPQSESNRQPLSSVTYTHGNSSSYHLPANLSLGNVSQVGRAAAESPFAPATAFNPRMTQPPSQYSSPAPPSQVSYKGMNGMNGMNGMNGMNSQPWDHQRQYQGAPPQHQPPPQGPYQGRYSPSGSMDDLMTSPNMSDYSLENSAIGMSQPGNKNKLNGKPRSQRRPSNRDEFDGPHQFLKRPPPEYIAMSERDLPTLPTHLLVQEQDSVLTQVNDRLSQCAYDFVAKYQFPIPLTQDMRPVERPQDREWTEWVYLLKRLATKRRIPARVLYNGQIKQFVTILENSLEMRHAAKHQSRPLKDDRNILQLISAGIQVAKILKDAQAMDYLDRLYVSTEQQIQERAAAAAAGRFR
- a CDS encoding uncharacterized protein (EggNog:ENOG503NYG0; COG:S), encoding MASVASAPGTSPLSSDYNLDPEDEQAFWAAVHTTIGDGTSPSPVGAGAGGGNFMTSPASLSNSLGSSWAMLGQTSIGGPVSPINSHEQLSQGQGSSYSGSYVDLGGEFLGAQVGDGLGQMGGMGTVGNMGGGFMFDTDFGLYNSAFSGVIPGLEQMPQQPQQQQHQHQQQSFLGMEGLGEINFDTSAQSGPWEPFNLRAGHTTQTVITTTPELINRPTITTGPPNNNNNLVTSANSSPGIFVIEDPSFDFETVSPSPPSYIEYTPSLSPLASTPPKSPGMVIRWEQGVVVPEQQQPKTAPIPVRKSNKGPSGSAGNSYRVTKRKASPTDSMSSSTLSARLAASQGQLQTAKGKSKSPSPTPSSSGSTSGQAKFLIVTPSTINAHAQSQSTNPNQQSNPFECFEALRPSQRGRKGPLATDTKQSALQVRRKGACFCCHARKVKCDMERPCRNCVKLTHQVPQAVCWQFPDFMPVLFPDFIRRHFRKEEITQFIETNVSSFTLDGVERPCTVELFSGLGLSARLQIKAKFFTPRSLSADVLRHYHLQTGHNTVDLQARGSAPIGLDIKATTGAQREELKRKIKEYIASIVAEPEYASLVTSNLRHTDIPRKILSIIHTYAHKTDSAIVKRALAIYAMHFVLTRHLCLTPNSITSLSPSFPPSTRPIRGSHPGC